The sequence ATGAGAAGTAAACAGTAAAACAGCATTTGAGTGCGCTAGATTTTATTAATTACTCTTTAAGATTGTTGGATGCATAATGGTATAGATAGGGGTTTTAACACCGATTTCGATTTTGTAACTCAGaccttagtttttttttcataaccatTTTCCAGTTACCACAGACAACAGGCGTCAAATATACAAGTTGTGTAATGTTTTGAAATATAGTAAGCAACAAGTAAAATGGACGAGATATTACAAATCACCAGGATCGTTTTCTCGGTTGATAGGtgacaaaaaattattaaagcTAATTCCATTTAAATACTTACGCAAATTATTTTCACCATGGTTCTCTTAACTTGACCCCTGTTCTACGTGGTTATACTATAAAATGCTATGGATGTCTTGTTCGGGAATAAACTCAACCTATATTTGTATCCAAGTGTTTTTTCATGCTAAATATCACAAAACTCCTTCGGAACAGTAATCAGTTCGACCAATTGTTATTAGATTTTTGTCATCACCAACTGCTTGGAAACATATCGAAACTGCATTTAATAACGAACAATGTCAAATTTTTCATCGAGTTGCACTATATACAGTTCGTTAACGCCGTGGAGAAGGTTGCAGTACACGTCAATAAATGTTCACtgatgaatttatttttaaattatttggaTTTGAGGCAAATACTGGACGACTTTGACAATCGAGTGCTGGATGACCAACAACCTAAACGGTCCTTTTTGAGGCATCCGAAATTTTCAGAGCATTATTTCCGAAAATATATTTCGCATAGATACGAAAAAGCAGGGGTTTTTTTAAGGGATACGCAGTACCTCTGAAGAAAATATCACCGTGACTCTTTTGGGTGTGATCATACTCATACTCAATCTGATAAGGTGTTTGGTCATCCAACTAACTAAACCAACAAATCAGCATAATGTTGATACCAATCGTCCAAACATCGTCTCTGTCTTCGCGTTATAAACCGTTTGAAAGAGTTTTAAGATCAGATTTGAAAGACTTCGtgatttcggaatcggaaggcGGGTCcgcaacgcaaaatttcaaaattctaagagtacttagttgtgataaatttaatggcgaaaactttgttttttgtttttcgaaattctgtcttatgtttgaataattgatcaaaaacgccatGCGCGCTCCGTTACGCTTCacgttaagggctgaggccagtgtgtattagggcgttttagagggctattttcacgcttcaaatctgattttctcagaaacggtgacgaatatcaaaaaacccaactgacaatctcttagaaaattagtttagattattctgtgaaaatttctgaatgattcattgacattagcggtcgggaaagtctttttactgaaggaagaattgcatagctgaattctatcctgacaatgtctagataattcaatttagatgcgattagtgcataaaaacataggtgttgtcccgataaaaatgaagtgaatgttatttttgtgaaggtaagtcgatttctatgaacgtgccattttttctgctccagtttcctggtaacgtaacgaagcataagagagaaataaaatcgactcAGGAAcgttgccaaacaagcggtagctttattggatgcagatacattttatgcaaacttgtaaccgaaaatatcgtaACTTTTCTGGTCccccggcccatcgagagtcattttgtacatatgcgagagagcatggagagaaatgtaatacgcagagcgacaCACGTGATTATATGCGACATACTGGCATCACCCCTTAAGGTAAAATGTAGTGCcagaaaatgcgcgcaaaatgtTAACCGCTCGAGTTGCACAAAGCATAAtaggcaaaaccgacacatggaaaccaggaatattttcagtgattgagcgcagtgggcttaccacacgTTTTGAATGCTCGTAAAAAGAGACTGTTATTGATTTGATCGTAATACccggcttgtattcatttcattcaatagCCTGACTAGCATCAATACATTGAGCTTAACATAATTGGACATCACTAGCATTTTAAACGTCAGTTATTTcagaaaataaatgatttcttataatacccattttattgcatTCAACTAATTATTTCAACACGAAAGCCAATGTTGCAAAAATTCATGTCATTATTttctatgtaatttttgctcacgatataacgcCACAGAGCCCACAGTGTATTTCTCACAACACCATCATAGGCACGTTGCTGTCAAGCAATATAGAAAATGACGAATAttacatgaaattcaattgattttttttcaaatttatgttATTTCGGCTAAAGTGAGCTAATTTTGAGTTCActatatttcaattcaatattttcaatcttaAATTCATCCTCGTGAAACGGAACagtacacgcagaaaaatttatttcaaattttaatatattacactttgaattcaaagatatATCATTTTGAATCAGCGCTTATTTCTATTTTCCTTTGTTTCaaatacatttgatatttaCATCAAAGCAAATTattattagaaataaataaaagaaacatTAAATTCAAACATATTGTGCTTTGAATTTAAGTATATTTCATATTAGCATATTagttttgtttctaaaatcagGCTTTCGTGCGACTGTAGATttaatgatggatttttttaaattcaataaattgtttaaaaaaaaaaaatgactagttattgtaaattaaatttttatttattattaaatgcaTTTGTGCGCTCAGCTGATTACGGTTGCGGTATTGACTCCTCTTCTTACTTTCGTTCAATAATTTACAAAAGCTCTACTGTGAAACCGTTCTCTGGAATTAATACAAATGCAATTTCGTTTTACATACATAATTCATAACCTACCTTTCCTATGATAGCACTCAATAAAGTATCGCACAATTCCAACGATTTCAATAGTGCAGATAGTTTAAATTCGTCAACTGCTTCGAAAGTTATTACTTCTGTACATTTTCCGCTTAAATGATGTAACAAAATGAAATCTTAGCAAAAGTTgtgttaaatatcacaaaatcaaCTAGGCATCAAAAggcatttgaaacaaaaaaaaatttgattcgcttcaataaaattttgaaatttgaatccatcacagataaaaatattttgtgaatttacatctattttcatgcacatatttagagcaggtaattaaacataaagttactttacaattctgtaggtttcaatagaatttaattgcaaactaagcgttaattgaaagatacagttatattcattgaaaattcaatgcaatccaatttagttttgtatcgatgaaggttttcaatcaaaatctcgattcaacccatgtctattacatgttactattgatttacatgtgtgaatttcattatttctttctgtgataTCTTAATATATTAGAACCTAATATACATTGTCAcactaaatttgattcaaaaagagttttatttgactcatattttaattcaattttttttttatttgattcaaacaattcaaacaatTGCTCTGAACTCGAGCACCTTGCCTTGTGCACCGAAATTGTGTGTATTTACACACATCTCATATGCATCCAACATAAAATTTTAAGTATCTTTTGTCGCTGCGTTAgtgcttttccgtgcacatgagttactgcaaaAGAGAAGGAATTACTCAGCTCTGAAATGTGTTGTTCACTCCCGAGATTAAAAttatcacgcattctcaatgaaagaatccaatgcaACAGTCTCATATTAgtttttttactgtctcattcgtaaatgaccgcacacaaaacaaacgaagaaagactaagcattttcgtctctcatAAAAACAAAAGAGAGTATAATTGTCAACGACGCTCGATCCTCTACGACAAGACGACACCAAACTACCGTCAGCAGGGAGAATCAGTGGAATTTGAATTCTCATTATTTCATCGTTATATTGAAAATCTGGTTAAAAAGAGTTAGGTATTtgcaaaccaaaactactacagactcgatcaccaacaggtaaaaatcattgtgaagcgttttctgtcattatcgattctcaaagtttcggttgaatatcgctCTTGCACAGTATGCGATTTCAGTGAAAACCAACTGACTGAAAGGGTAAAtggaagaaagaacacaattttaaaactactgttcgcttatgtcgttgactgggtatggatctcgttctcataGTGTGCAAGCGGAACAGAAAGTGAAATTTATTTCTCGTCatattcgtctattttgagtcaatgaaaattaattttattagcTCAGattctctctgtcacgtttggtTCTGTGAAACTTGTATGCACAATTCCAGGaaaggcttcagtggcttacaCGGTAAAATACATGCATCTAGAAATAAATACTTATGTAGCACTCAGAAAGTTAGTAGTATTTGGTGAAGTTTACAGGAAAATAAGAGCAAATTTCTGTTAGCCGTTTCTACCCACATCTGGTTAAAAATATCTCAATAATTCACCTAGACACTGAGTTTGGGCACTTTTGTTGGATTTTAAGTAGAATGCATCCAGAATCAAAAAAAAGTTCACAAACTCAAAATCTAGGCAAATTATTGAGAGACTTTTTAACCAGTTATGGGTAAATAAtattaacaagttggtgatttgctagTATAGTCAGTATTCATTTCTAGGTGCATCCAGTTTACCGTGTATGCTTATGGCCgtcgaaaacaaattgctgtctcagttgaaacgtcgaagcggttttattgatgaaattacTCCCAGATTTGCGCGACATGCAGAGCGCAGAATCCTTCTATTGTatcgatgatacgaaataagttgaacaaaaaaatcCCACCCGAAAGTGtatcgttatttcattgtattgaaaaacacaacagaataagcagtgcacaaccagTGAGTTTTGTCATGAGACGCCACTTCCGAAAACACATacaacacgcagagaaattgagcatgtttaaaataacaaaacagttagtagtttttaaaatttgatttatattaatTCCAAGCTAGAATGTGATTGTtacaaaccaatttctcccttcaacaaaaacaatgatctctgtttgatttgaatcaaaattttggtccaACCAAACCAAAACTATATTTGTTCTCgctgagtttattgttgaaataaactaacaattttttacatgtcaaccaaagttgagttaatgttatcggcaatgtccTCGTTGACTCAATCCAGCTATACCTTCATATCAAGAAAAAActtggttcaatttatctatgctattatttgtgtaataatacaactaagtttactgtttaaatgaaccgcGTTAGTTTTATATCATATAAACCAGAACATGTTTTTTCTCGCGCGTATAAACCACTGCGTTTATGTCTCCTGCGTAAGAATTTTGCTTCTTTCATTTCCTAGGAGGTTTGCAacaattcaagtgtatgtattgatgattaagtatatttcaaaaatttgcatcatattacataacacattttctttacaaaaaatatttgatgcaggttcTCGTTTTGGccggactgatggagcaccgaatcgtttggatgctatcaaaataaaaaaaaggcctTTACTGCggtatgtgaataattcgatcgtGTAGCAACGGAATGACGAAACgatcaaatgtcttaaaaatattctaaattaaaaataattgttttctagAAATTATTGAACCAAgatatattgaaataaaatattaccctgtaaattagtttgaaagaaatcatttaatttttaaaaacaaacaaaaacgtttAATTTCAACAAagaaaagcgttagttgaaatagctaaatttaaggtaatttatttcaactaaaaattttgtGAATTCAAAGCGCAGCAATTCCTAACTTTATCTAAAGTTCGttcattcataacaaatttttcaaattgaattcactgtgaaattgtttgtcaagaaattgacaggaacgcacaagtgaaatattcgttgcttttatcaaaatgtcgttTGAAACAAGCTAACAcactgagtaaaattgattatcatgttttgtagtttcaagcagcaatattttctatatcaaaccagattttcttttgtcactattttaacaaaataaatcgttgcgtgaaacctaaatttggttatatttaaaaaaaatttctctgcgTGAAATACAGCTACTATCATCCGCTTTTTCGgaaccaaactttttttttcagctGCTGCTGTGAATACTGAGCCCGTTCAGTTTTAAATGTTCGGTCTTGTTAGTAAGGATGAAGCGATTGCTgcttttgatttattttgtaACGAGGCATGTTATTTCGAGTGTAGTATCAGTCGAAACCATTTGCGGTGAGCGAAACGATCCTAGCTGGAAATGGAATGTAAGGATAATTGATAGGATGCCCGTACGCGATTCGATACTATGCGATGCTACATTAATGAACGATCAATTTGTGTTAACTGTTGCCCACTGTTTGTATGATCTGAACGGTGAACCAATTGACATCCGGCAACTATGGCTTTTGATGGCGGACGGATCTGAACTGttaattaaaaaattatattttccaAAGCAGTTCAACGTGGAAGAACTGGAGAATGATTTGGTGTTAATCATGCTGAATCGTCGGGTGATATTTAATGCGTTAGTGGGTCCTGTTTGCATACCTGAAACTAACcgagttcaaattaaaaatattgttgTACCTTTGCGTGAGAGTGAAATCCTACCGGTAAACGATCCGGAAACTTGTCAAAATAATACAGCCAAAATATTCCAAAAGACATACTCGGCAGCACTCTGCCTGGGATTGTTCAAAGGTATTTTATAGAAAAACACACGAAACAAgattaatatattttttatctttttccagaaacccACAAGTTTAACCGAAACGCTGGCAACGGTTTATTTAAGTATGATGCAGGAAAATGGTTTCTAATTGGTGTGCAAATGTTTGCTTCCGGAGAAATCAAAGACCAACCAGAATATATTGGAGCTATCGCATTACAACCCTATGGATTGTGGCTAAAACGGATTTTAAATTACCATTCAAAACTACCCAGCTTCAGCGAAAAAGGTCCAaccaaaacattttgaaacattttgccCATGTCATCATAACTATTTTCAGAGTGCGAAAAACTTCCCCTTCAAGAGAGCCGTCAGGTTAATGACAAATTTGCATCGTACAGTCATCCAACGGTTAACCTATTGGAATCACAAGGAAGTACTGCACGTACGATTTGTCACGGTATCCTAATCAGTTCTCAATTTGTACTAACAACAGCAAAATGCGCTCGAAAAACAAGTACGCCTCTTTTTGAACTAGATCAgactaaataaaataataattccaTTAATTCCACAGAAACCGTGTTCATTTCATATGGAAACCAAAACTTTGAGGGATTCAATAATTTGACATTTTACTACGAGCAATGGGACGAAAAACTAGCTCTCATTGACCTACAAAAAACTGTAAGGttagtatttttcaattgtttccaAACCAAATACGCATACTCAGATTTATTTGTGCTTCTTTTCAGAATTCCTAAACTTTTGCTGAGCTGCTTATGGATTGAAAACGATGCAGACAATTTTACTTTCACTTCTCAAATTATCCACCAAAATTCGTTTACTCACATCGAAGGCATCCAGGTGCAATATCGGACAAACTTTCCGCTTCAGGTGAAATACTATTGCTCACGGTATCTTTACACAGGGCAATTCACAATTGCCGGCGATGTATTGACTATCAGGGAACAGCAGAATAACAAGCGCGATCGAGTGATAGGAATTCTAGATGATGAACTGAGCTGTGAGCCTTGGGATTATTTTTACGAACGGCCAAAAACAGTAGAAGGCATAAATATCAATATATATTTACCTTGGATCGAAGATGTCGTATGGCGAAACTGAATTAAGCAAACAAGCCATTCGAGCAAATTAGCAATCCAGTAATCTAGTAAAATATTATACAATGACGAAATAAATTACGAATTACAATATACTTATTAATTTGAGATAAGTATGACTCTAGATAAGTATGACtcggattttcattttttgtaaaTAAAGTCAATAAcgcaattccagaatccagaaccaGCTTTGGAGGTCTTGTTATTTgatggccaaacgaaccgatttccgtAATACCGGTCACCGGGTCTGAAGCAAttacattatttaaaaaaataatacgcGATTTGACAAGCAATTTGCTCATGTGAAAAAACCACTCCAATTGCGACAACCGGGACGATCAACggctcgtatatttttttgaagaaaaacagTTCGTTCAATTcactaaattaaaaaaatacagtacatcgactttgaaaaaactATTTGGTAAGCTCACAATACCAC comes from Malaya genurostris strain Urasoe2022 chromosome 3, Malgen_1.1, whole genome shotgun sequence and encodes:
- the LOC131438275 gene encoding uncharacterized protein LOC131438275, producing MKRLLLLIYFVTRHVISSVVSVETICGERNDPSWKWNVRIIDRMPVRDSILCDATLMNDQFVLTVAHCLYDLNGEPIDIRQLWLLMADGSELLIKKLYFPKQFNVEELENDLVLIMLNRRVIFNALVGPVCIPETNRVQIKNIVVPLRESEILPVNDPETCQNNTAKIFQKTYSAALCLGLFKETHKFNRNAGNGLFKYDAGKWFLIGVQMFASGEIKDQPEYIGAIALQPYGLWLKRILNYHSKLPSFSEKECEKLPLQESRQVNDKFASYSHPTVNLLESQGSTARTICHGILISSQFVLTTAKCARKTKTVFISYGNQNFEGFNNLTFYYEQWDEKLALIDLQKTVRIPKLLLSCLWIENDADNFTFTSQIIHQNSFTHIEGIQVQYRTNFPLQVKYYCSRYLYTGQFTIAGDVLTIREQQNNKRDRVIGILDDELSCEPWDYFYERPKTVEGININIYLPWIEDVVWRN